One Saccharopolyspora erythraea NRRL 2338 genomic region harbors:
- a CDS encoding PmoA family protein — protein sequence MSELALCMTADAVEVGFGGTTLLRYLFRPDLARTDSPRPYAHPVRTLAGDEITAVGPEDHPWHLGISMAVADVDGDNFWGGPTYVDGSGYRYREDHGEVRHRRWADVSVSADSCELTEELSWLAADGRVVLAEARVLRVDGVDPRFGRWMLHWSYRLRNVSDRCVRLGSPATSGRSGAGYGGLFWRGAATFRDGPVSTEDASGEHAVNGASARSLTFTGETAALTFASADADPATWFVRSAEYPGACPALAFHDRLPLDPGGVLTGRYRFEITSRAAPGATAAGEYRDRES from the coding sequence GTGAGTGAGCTGGCGCTGTGCATGACCGCCGATGCCGTCGAAGTGGGCTTCGGCGGCACCACCCTGCTGCGCTACCTCTTCCGTCCGGACCTCGCGCGGACCGACTCACCGCGACCGTACGCGCACCCGGTCCGCACCCTGGCGGGCGACGAGATCACCGCGGTGGGTCCCGAGGACCACCCCTGGCACCTCGGCATCAGCATGGCGGTTGCCGACGTGGACGGCGACAACTTCTGGGGCGGTCCCACCTACGTCGACGGCTCGGGCTACCGGTACCGCGAGGACCACGGCGAGGTCCGCCACCGCCGATGGGCGGACGTGTCGGTGTCGGCCGACTCCTGCGAGCTCACCGAGGAGCTGTCGTGGCTGGCGGCCGACGGCCGCGTGGTGTTGGCGGAGGCGCGCGTATTGCGCGTGGACGGCGTCGATCCGCGTTTCGGCAGATGGATGCTGCACTGGTCCTACCGGCTGCGCAACGTCTCCGACCGTTGCGTGCGCCTCGGCAGCCCGGCGACCAGCGGCCGCTCCGGGGCGGGCTACGGCGGTCTCTTCTGGCGCGGGGCAGCGACGTTCCGCGACGGCCCGGTGTCCACTGAGGACGCCAGCGGCGAGCACGCCGTAAACGGCGCGTCGGCTCGGAGCCTGACGTTCACCGGGGAGACGGCCGCGCTCACCTTCGCCTCGGCGGATGCCGACCCGGCGACCTGGTTCGTCCGCAGCGCGGAGTACCCCGGCGCCTGCCCGGCCCTGGCGTTCCACGACCGCCTGCCGTTGGATCCCGGCGGTGTGCTGACCGGGCGGTACCGCTTCGAGATCACGAGCCGTGCCGCGCCTGGTGCCACCGCCGCAGGGGAATACCGGGACAGGGAGTCCTGA
- a CDS encoding ABC transporter substrate-binding protein, whose protein sequence is MDEQNRGTGQGRMRRRTLLAAGLGLAGTSALTSGCGGAGAAPLPDGAATGTPRAGGVLRIARPPASQAETLDPASSLSAYEYLGALYNRVVRLGRDGEVVPDLAESWESDPLGVRWRFRLRRDVHFHDGKPFTAADVVHTVRRILDPATSSPQEGVLSPLLDPAGITAPDEHTVEFALKSPNAEFPSLLTAYQCYVVPEGSGATIGDTGIGTGPFRLESFTAAGRGRVVANPDHFAGAPVLSAIEYFSIADMQARANALLAGQVHLLSQTNLDFATARVINASPRTTIARSPNSQWYGLPMLCTAPPFTDPLVRKAFKLAYDQESVFGVAIQRAGSPGNDNPVPPGNPMWTDYRVPHDPDRARALLKQAGQENLALDVYTSAYDPVFTPMALAFADSVAAAGIRLRVRNASADSYYSQIWMRQPLCATYWYTGRPIDQLLNQIFRSGSSYNETSWADPAFDAMLDAARREMDEGRRRVLYQDAQRYLVDNSGSITPMFADRLVGISRDVVNYSEYGFEFDHLHIGLRRQP, encoded by the coding sequence GTGGACGAGCAGAATCGCGGAACCGGCCAGGGCCGGATGCGCAGGCGGACTCTGCTGGCCGCCGGACTCGGGTTGGCCGGCACCTCCGCGCTCACCAGCGGGTGCGGTGGGGCGGGTGCGGCACCGCTGCCCGACGGAGCGGCGACCGGTACGCCGCGAGCCGGCGGCGTGCTGCGCATCGCGCGACCACCAGCGTCGCAGGCCGAGACGCTTGATCCGGCCAGTTCCCTCTCGGCGTACGAGTACCTGGGCGCGCTGTACAACCGGGTGGTCCGGCTCGGCCGCGACGGCGAGGTCGTGCCGGATCTGGCCGAGTCGTGGGAGTCCGATCCGCTCGGCGTCCGGTGGCGCTTCCGGCTGCGCCGGGACGTGCACTTCCACGACGGGAAACCGTTCACCGCGGCCGACGTCGTGCACACGGTCCGGCGCATCCTCGACCCCGCGACGTCCTCACCGCAGGAGGGCGTGCTGTCGCCGCTGCTCGATCCCGCCGGGATCACAGCGCCCGACGAGCACACGGTGGAGTTCGCGCTGAAGTCGCCGAACGCGGAGTTCCCCAGCCTGCTCACCGCCTACCAGTGCTACGTGGTGCCCGAAGGCAGCGGCGCGACCATCGGCGATACCGGGATCGGCACCGGTCCGTTCCGGCTGGAGTCCTTCACCGCGGCCGGCCGCGGGCGGGTGGTGGCCAACCCCGACCACTTCGCCGGCGCCCCGGTGCTGTCGGCCATCGAGTACTTCTCCATCGCCGACATGCAGGCCAGGGCCAACGCGTTGCTGGCAGGGCAGGTCCACCTGCTGTCGCAGACCAACCTCGACTTCGCGACCGCGCGGGTGATCAACGCCTCGCCGCGCACCACGATCGCCCGGTCGCCGAACTCCCAGTGGTACGGGCTGCCGATGCTGTGCACGGCGCCGCCGTTCACCGACCCGCTGGTGCGCAAGGCTTTCAAGCTCGCCTACGACCAGGAGTCGGTGTTCGGCGTGGCGATCCAGCGGGCGGGTTCACCGGGCAACGACAACCCGGTGCCACCGGGGAATCCGATGTGGACCGACTACCGGGTGCCCCACGATCCCGACCGGGCACGGGCGCTGCTCAAGCAGGCCGGCCAGGAGAACCTCGCGCTCGACGTGTACACCTCGGCCTACGACCCGGTGTTCACGCCGATGGCGCTGGCGTTCGCCGACTCCGTCGCGGCAGCGGGCATCCGGTTGCGGGTGCGCAACGCGTCGGCGGACTCGTACTACTCGCAGATCTGGATGCGGCAGCCGCTGTGCGCCACCTACTGGTACACCGGCCGGCCGATCGACCAGCTGCTCAACCAGATCTTCCGGAGCGGGTCGTCCTACAACGAGACGAGCTGGGCGGATCCCGCTTTCGACGCGATGCTCGACGCCGCCCGCCGCGAGATGGACGAGGGCCGCCGCCGGGTGCTGTACCAGGACGCCCAGCGCTACCTGGTGGACAACAGCGGTTCGATCACCCCGATGTTCGCCGACAGGCTGGTCGGGATCTCGCGCGACGTCGTGAACTACTCGGAGTACGGATTCGAGTTCGACCACCTCCACATCGGCCTCCGGAGGCAACCGTGA
- a CDS encoding Gfo/Idh/MocA family protein, translating into MALVGVGGYGAWHLRNLERLRQAGEARLAAACDPIPAARTAELGPVPVYGDLDELLARHRIDVTVIASPIPTHARLAATALRAGTDVLLEKPPVTSSHELSRLRALAAETGRSVQVGFQSLGSHALPALTELIGSGALGAVTGIGGAGVWVRPFEYYRRAPWAGRRLLNGEAVVDGTLTNPFAHAVATAFAVAQTGSPERTPDGVEVELYRAHDIEADDTACLRARFGGSAAVVVATTVCGPRDQDPYVVVHGEEGRAVLHYERDRLTVESRESGTWRRTYGRTDLLEDLLAHVADGRSTPLLAPLHRSGAFTAVVDAVRQAQEVRRVPPRYWRDDAGRNRVIHGIDEFVRRAAEDMALFSEQGIEWASGSTSGE; encoded by the coding sequence GTGGCGCTCGTGGGTGTCGGCGGTTACGGCGCCTGGCATCTGCGCAACCTGGAGCGGCTGCGCCAGGCGGGCGAGGCGAGGCTGGCCGCGGCCTGCGACCCGATCCCGGCCGCGCGCACCGCCGAACTCGGCCCGGTCCCGGTGTACGGCGACCTCGACGAACTCCTCGCGCGACACCGCATCGACGTCACCGTCATCGCAAGCCCCATCCCGACGCATGCGAGGCTCGCCGCCACCGCGTTGCGCGCCGGCACCGATGTCCTGCTGGAGAAGCCACCGGTGACCAGCAGCCACGAGCTGTCGCGGCTGCGGGCGCTCGCGGCGGAGACGGGCCGGTCGGTGCAGGTCGGGTTCCAGAGCCTCGGTTCGCACGCCCTGCCCGCACTGACCGAGCTGATCGGCTCGGGAGCACTCGGCGCGGTGACCGGCATCGGCGGCGCCGGGGTGTGGGTGCGGCCCTTCGAGTACTACCGCCGGGCGCCCTGGGCGGGCCGTCGGCTGCTCAACGGCGAGGCCGTCGTGGACGGCACGCTGACCAACCCGTTCGCGCACGCGGTCGCCACGGCGTTCGCGGTCGCGCAAACGGGTTCACCGGAGCGGACTCCGGACGGCGTCGAGGTGGAGCTCTACCGCGCGCACGACATCGAGGCCGACGACACCGCCTGCCTGCGGGCGCGGTTCGGCGGTTCGGCCGCGGTCGTGGTGGCCACCACCGTGTGCGGGCCGCGTGACCAGGACCCCTACGTCGTGGTGCACGGCGAAGAGGGACGGGCGGTCCTGCACTACGAGCGCGACCGGCTGACCGTCGAAAGCCGCGAATCCGGGACCTGGCGACGCACCTACGGCCGCACCGACCTGCTGGAGGACCTGCTCGCGCATGTCGCCGATGGCCGGTCCACACCGCTGCTCGCTCCGCTGCACCGCAGCGGCGCGTTCACGGCGGTGGTCGACGCGGTGCGGCAGGCGCAAGAGGTCCGGCGCGTTCCCCCTCGGTACTGGCGCGACGACGCGGGAAGGAACCGGGTCATCCACGGCATCGACGAGTTCGTGCGGAGGGCGGCCGAAGACATGGCGTTGTTCTCGGAACAGGGCATCGAATGGGCGAGCGGGAGCACCTCTGGTGAGTGA
- a CDS encoding DUF488 family protein → MRGRNMAKATLLTVGHGTAAKAEIVRLLRSAGVTSLVDVRTAPGSRRNPDMSRSAMEHWLPREDIAYRWDRRLGGFRKLTPDSPDLMWRNESFRAYAGHMRTPEFVDAADELAEEAHTRTTAIMCGESLWWRCHRRMISDFLQLTRGIAVRHLMHDGSITEHQPIRGVRVRDDGLLVYDGGQQTLDST, encoded by the coding sequence ATGCGGGGCAGGAACATGGCGAAGGCGACGCTGCTGACCGTCGGACACGGAACCGCCGCGAAGGCGGAGATCGTCCGGCTGCTCCGCTCCGCGGGCGTGACCAGCCTGGTGGACGTGCGCACCGCCCCTGGCAGCCGCCGCAATCCGGACATGAGCAGGTCCGCGATGGAGCACTGGCTGCCACGGGAGGACATCGCCTACCGCTGGGACCGACGCCTGGGCGGGTTCCGGAAGCTCACTCCCGACTCACCCGATCTCATGTGGAGGAACGAGTCGTTCAGGGCGTACGCGGGGCACATGCGCACTCCGGAGTTCGTCGACGCAGCGGATGAGCTGGCCGAAGAGGCCCACACCCGCACCACCGCGATCATGTGCGGCGAATCCCTGTGGTGGCGTTGCCACCGGCGGATGATCTCCGACTTCCTGCAACTCACCCGCGGGATCGCTGTGCGGCACCTGATGCACGACGGCTCGATCACGGAACACCAGCCCATCCGCGGGGTGCGGGTTCGCGATGACGGACTGCTCGTCTACGACGGCGGCCAGCAGACGCTGGACAGCACTTGA